A stretch of DNA from Tribolium castaneum strain GA2 chromosome 7, icTriCast1.1, whole genome shotgun sequence:
tgaaggaccataacttgattttttcaaatagcacTCTGTGTATTTTATTACCGAGTATTATTCAGCATttcattttacatctttttcacctcttaattttttttctaaaagttgatagtttcggagataactcgatttttttgaaaaatgcacaaaaaatttcttggataccaacgtagtgtgccatgtaaaacaataaattctgACATAACTACATCAGACTGGCGTTTTTTGTACGTCACGTCttgattttgttgtgaaaatgaatttttcatctAAATTGCATACAAATCTcatcgagatataaactttaattttgataagaaatcactaaataaaaatgaaaaaaaaaaaacgacggCACTACTAGAGAAAATATGCaagaaagaattaaaaaagctttttgttGAATTAATCAAGTCACATTAGAAGcggtgaatttttaaaaataattgaccAATGTATAACTTTATTGCTTAAGAATGCCgtcattttaaacagttttgtaaCTGTAAGTAATATGTTATCGTTGTTGATTTGTTATGCcttggttttttatttctttatttctctattgtaaatttctgtcatttttatttaataatttcgtcaaaattttattaaaatttatttctaggTATGCATTTTAcgcgaaaaattcattttcacaataaaatcaaaacgtgACGTACCATAAACGCCATTTTGACAATATTATGTCAAAACgtattgtttttcatagcACGCTACATTAGTATCCAAGagattttgtgatttttcaaaaaaaccgaATTATCTCTTTAACTAtgaacttttggaaaaaaactaacgaggtaaaaaagatgtaaaataaaacgctgaataataattagtaataaaatacaggcagtgctatttaaaaaaatcaagttatggtccttcaaaatttaccaaaatgaatgtgtcacagcaaGGTGATGCTACAATGCAAATGTATGGTTTTGTCACCAAAAGATACCCCAGACATTTGTTTACCTACGGACAAAGTCCCAACTTGATATCCCAAAAACCAAGgccactgcgattttttaataatgtgcctgcagacgcacgaaattatacaaaaaattaaataacttccgaacggttaaagcaaattgcaaaaactaaactgatttataaagcctaAAAAATGCACATTAAAActtgtacaaatatacagagggtcccatttaaaaaaacttaattttttttttttatttttgaagccACTAGACTGAGAGCATCAAACCAAGGAAGTTTAGTCTGCAATTGATTGTTATGACTTACACTTGCATatcactaataataataacaaaattcgTTTATCTTTAaccttgaaaaataattaacacatTATCTAACCTAAATTTACCCGGAATTTAACTTCTCCCCATAAAAATCTCCTTTTCTCTTGACTTATAACTGCGCTCCACATGATTAATTAACCCATAATCACGACATTAATTCGCTCGTGTTCTTTTTCACATGACTTTAGATAATTCAGCTTCGAACtcctgagaaaaaaaaatcacacacGACCTTTTATCCTTGCTGCTATATAGATCCCTCCCAGCTTGCTTCTAACTCGTATTTACGTTTTGTGCGCCCGTCACAATGTTAAAGTAAGTAAATATCAAGCaaattttccattaaaattaaattattccaGAATCGAAACCAACCACACTTGTGGCAaacccctgaacggtttctCCAACCCCCTCCCCCAGAACCGGAACCATGAGGAGTACCAGTACCTCTCCCACATCCGCCAGATCCTGGAAAAGGGGGTCCAGAGGATGGACAGGACCCGCATCGGGACTCTGTCGATTTTCGGGGTCCAGATGCGCTACTCCCTCCGGGATAACGTGTTTCCGCTGCTGACCACCAAGCGGGTTTTCTGGCGCGCTGTCGTCGAGGAGCTGCTCTGGTTCATCAAAGGCTCGACGAATTCGAACGACCTCAAGGAGAAAAACGTGCACATTTGGGACGCCAACAGCAGTCGCGCGTTTCTGGACTCAGTGGGCTTGGAGGAGTACGAGGAGGGGGACCTGGGGCCCATCTACGGGTTCCAGTGGCGGCACTTTGGGGCGGAGTACAAGGGGGTCCAGGGGGACTACACGAACGAGGGGGTGGACCAGCTGGCGCGGGTCATACACACGATTAGGACGAATCCGAACGATCGGAGGATTATCATGTCGGCGTGGAATCCGAAAGATTTGCACAAAATGGCGCTGCCGCCATGTCACTGTCTGGCGCAGTTTTTCGTGGCCGAGGGCGAGCTGAGCTGTTTGCTGTACCAGAGGGCGGGGGATATGGGCCTGGGGGTGCCGTTCAATATCGCCAGTTATGCGCTTCTTACAAGGATGATTGCACATGTTACGGGATTgaaggtttttttttttttgattttttgattgaATTTTGATTTCTGGGTTTTACAGCCTGGGGAGTTTATTCATAGTATTGGAGATAGTCACGTTTATTTAAACCATGTTGAGCCGATCAAGGAGCAATTGACTAGAGTACCAAGAGCGTTCCCAACCTTAAATATTAAAAGACCTGTTAGCAGTATTGATGATTTTACGTTTGAAGATTTTGAGCTTGTTGGGTACAATCCACATCCGAAGTTGTATCTACCTATggctttgtaatttttttatatttgaagGCACTACcaaacatttaataatttttatttataatgcgGTTTATTAAACTGGCTTATGTACGTTTTAgatgtaaataaatacaaacattttatacggaaatttgttttattaacattGGTCCCACTTTTACGactatttcaataaaaatgaaaaaaacagtaaagttttatggacttttatgtcataacaacccactagagttgttaaaagtccaaaaaaagtaaatttgatcgatttttttatgtttgatttttccaatttttgtcgcgattttggtcgattttcggtacccggaacattt
This window harbors:
- the LOC657759 gene encoding thymidylate synthase isoform X2, which gives rise to MLKIETNHTCGKPLNGFSNPLPQNRNHEEYQYLSHIRQILEKGVQRMDRTRIGTLSIFGVQMRYSLRDNVFPLLTTKRVFWRAVVEELLWFIKGSTNSNDLKEKNVHIWDANSSRAFLDSVGLEEYEEGDLGPIYGFQWRHFGAEYKGVQGDYTNEGVDQLARVIHTIRTNPNDRRIIMSAWNPKDLHKMALPPCHCLAQFFVAEGELSCLLYQRAGDMGLGVPFNIASYALLTRMIAHVTGLKPGEFIHSIGDSHVYLNHVEPIKEQLTRVPRAFPTLNIKRPVSSIDDFTFEDFELVGYNPHPKLYLPMAL
- the LOC657759 gene encoding thymidylate synthase isoform X1 yields the protein MDLHILRIETNHTCGKPLNGFSNPLPQNRNHEEYQYLSHIRQILEKGVQRMDRTRIGTLSIFGVQMRYSLRDNVFPLLTTKRVFWRAVVEELLWFIKGSTNSNDLKEKNVHIWDANSSRAFLDSVGLEEYEEGDLGPIYGFQWRHFGAEYKGVQGDYTNEGVDQLARVIHTIRTNPNDRRIIMSAWNPKDLHKMALPPCHCLAQFFVAEGELSCLLYQRAGDMGLGVPFNIASYALLTRMIAHVTGLKPGEFIHSIGDSHVYLNHVEPIKEQLTRVPRAFPTLNIKRPVSSIDDFTFEDFELVGYNPHPKLYLPMAL